A window of Schistocerca serialis cubense isolate TAMUIC-IGC-003099 chromosome 1, iqSchSeri2.2, whole genome shotgun sequence genomic DNA:
ttttaacgtaataaacttttatttacaaaataacaaatacagttATGAGATTCGAAGGTACTTTCAATTTCTATTTCTGTTAGTTATcgagttattttctttcttttctgataCGTAGCTTTGTTGCAATTGTCTGTTTCGTTACATGTTTGTACGTTTGCAGGTTTATTTACACTGTTGGACTGATTTGTAAGTGACAGGAAcaacaatatttaatttttttcagttttgtttgcatttttgttaattttatggGATGTTGATTCAAACACTTCTAAGTCTTGGCTTtaggtagagttattggtctggtgCCATTATATGGTATGTAACAATTTGTAGAGTTGTCTTATTGGCTAAGGCTTACATCTAGGAAGCAAAggacaatgacaaatatgtatgactgaatattatatatatatatagcgaggtGTCCACGAGATAGTggttgagggagggagggagggagggagggagggagggagggagataaaCACATTTGAGACATAATTAAAAAAACTCTATAATTGGACAAACATATTCTAAGTAAGCTTAACATGATTAGTTAGGAACTGAATATAGATGTTTCTTTTGTTAGTCTGCTCACATAGTCATCTTCGGCGTAGCGAGTGATGTTTCGCACATTTGTATGAACGCTACCTGGTTATGCGCTGTATGTGTAGCCGTAGCACTCATCTAATAATATATACACTTTTTTCCGTTGCGGATACTGTGATTGCACTGCACAAATTTTACACCGCACTCACTTTTAGCACACCACACTTTGGGGGTGTTGGAGGGTCTGCATCGGCGACGACGGAGGCGTggaggactggggggggggggcgggggggggggcgtggtgtggcggcggcggcggcggcggcggcggcggcggcggcggcggcggcggcggaggcggaggcggtcgCGGCGTGTGGGGACGGAGGGCGTCCTTGAAGGCGGCGTCCAGCGCTATCTGTAGGTAGTTCTGGAACGTCTGCCGGTAGTTGTTTTTCCGCTTGGCTCGCTTGTGTTCCTCCCAGAGATCGGTGAGGAACTGCACTCCGTCCGTTTGTTTTTTCGCGATTATGGCGTGCGCTGTCATCGCGAACGTCCACATGGTCGCGACGCGTTTGGGTCTTGGGAAACATTTTGCAGCCGGGATCGTGATGGCTGTGGCTTCTATAGTTCGGTGGTTCGCCCTGTTCATGAGTGCCGCCATTTTCCTGCACGTCTCCCATATCGCCTGACTTGTCGGACATGTGAAGCGGTGTTCCACGGTGTCGATCTCGTTGCACGCTTCGCAGTGCGGCGACTCGCGAATGCCGATGCGCGCTAGCCGCTCGTTCGTCGGTATCttgttgtgtacgactttgtaccACGTGTCTCTATCTTCTGGAGGTATGGCTTTCTCGGAGAGATTCTTCCAGACTTGTGGCCAGTCGTGGCCTGGAAGATTCGTCTCTGTTCTGCTTCTGCCTTGCTTGTCTCTCAGTGCGCAATAGATTTTCGCTGCTGTTCTCACCTCCTTCACTGCTAGGGTGTATGTGATGTAACTACTGTCCATTATTATCTGCTTCAAGTAGCGCATCTTGTAGAGTATTCTGCTGACGTCTACCGGCGCTTCCTCGGAATCGGGCCTGTGTTCCTTCAGTAGAGACGACGTAGTACAGTCTACACTTCCGTCCTCCATTTGTAGAGCTCGATGGAGCAACAGTGCCGCGCATATTGTCGTGACATCTACCAGGCCCAGCCCCCCTTCTTCTCTAGGGAGAGTGCTGGTGGCTTGCGACACTTTGAATgtttcccgcctccacagcaggtagtaCACAGCGCTTGTTATAGACTTCCCTATTTCTATTGGTACGTTTATGACTTGCGCCATGTACCAAGCCTTCGCCAGGATCGTTGCGTTGATCAGCTGCGTTTTCTGATCCAACGTCAGGTTTCTGTTGGCGTGTGTCCTGACGAGTCCTCTCGTGGTGTTCAGGATGTTCCGCCAGTTCTCTGCGGCCATTTTGAGTGGGCAGGCCTGCAGCTGAACACCTAGGACTTTATATTTGTCGGTCACCTGGTACCATGGTCTGGCCTCTGTTTCCCGTTCCCTATCGGGAGCAGCACTGTTTTGTTAGGGTTGGTTTTCGCCCCAGATGCCTTTCCAAAGGATTCAGTTATTGGGAGGACACTGACAATGTCCTCCTTTCCGTCCACAAAAATGCTCAAGTCATAGGCATATGCCATACACGTTACTTTAACGTCCTGTAACTTGTAGCCGTTGATGGTGGCGGCGAGTTTCCTGAGGACTGGGTCGAGGGCTAATGTGAAGAGTGCCATTGACAGTGGGCACCCTTGCCTCACAGATTTCCCCAGTTTTATCGGCGTAGATGTCCAGCCATTTACAGTTACTCGTGACGTGGCATTTGTCAACATGTTTTCGATGACTTGAGCGAATTCGGAGCCAAAACCTAGTCTTGCCAAGGTCTTCAGCAGGTACCGGTGACCGATCCTGTCGAAGGCCTTTTGGAAGTCTACAGAGATGATCGCTGCAGTCGCTCTGTTGGATGCGGCGTGTGCTATAACGTCTCTGTACGTGCAGACGGCGTCGAAGATGTTTCTGCCTAACACTGCACATGTCGGCCACGGGCTGATGGCTTTCTTGAGGGCGAGCTTCATATTTTCCGCGACGCATTTCGCTACGAGCTTGTAGTCCGCATTTAGGAGGGTAATTGGGCGGAAGTCTGTTAACGTTTTTGGCGCCTTAGTTTTCGGTATCAGAGTGATGGTCCCTTGCAGGAACGGAGGTGGTATCTCCTTCCAGTCCAGAATTTCGTTGACAATTTCAGTTATTATTACATCTACTTTGTGGCGTAGAATTCTGACGGTAATCCGTCGCTCCTGGAGCTTTGCCATTGGCGCAGGTTTTGAGGACGGCTTTGACTTCTTCCTCTGACACTGCCTCTGTCAGCAAAGCGCGATCGGTGTCGTTCAGCCGTCTGCGCATTCCTTGTAGTATTTTTGCTGTTTCTGCGTCATCTGGTTCCTCTCCCTTGAAGAGTTCAGAGAAGTGTTCTTCTACGTGATGCATCATGTCCCTCCTAGTTGTTATTTTGCGGCCAGCTGCGTCGCTAAGCTCTCTTACAGTTCTGTTTTGTGCCCTCTCCCTCTCTGTATGCAGGTGGTGCAGTGTGGCAGGTTCGTCTTCAGTGGCGCCGTGTGTCTGGCTGCGGACGACGACGCCTTTCATCTGTTGACGCCTGATATTCAGTAGTCGCGCCTTTATTCCTCTGACTCGCGTGAGAAGCAGGTCGTCGTCTGGAGGACAGTTGAGCGCGTCCTTCAGACACTGCGTGTGAAAGTCTGCCGTGCTGTTCCTGCAGAAGGCCTTCTCCGCACTGTGCCTTATCAGCGTCTTCCTGATTTGTGGTTTCCCACATGCGACCCACCATTGAGTGGTGGTCGGATATTGTTGTCGCGTCTGTAAACTTTCTTCTAGGGTGAGCGCTATCTCCTGCTGTAGTTTGGCGTCACTTGGATGTTCCGTGTTAAGTTTCCACGCTGATCTTCCTCCTGATAATTTATTCGTTGGCAGCTGGAGCTTGcaaatgtaggcacagtggtcggaGAAGATCACAGGGCAGCCTTCCACACGTGACACAGAGGTGGCCAACTCTCTGGTCTCACAAATCCTGTCAAGCCTGCTTCTTCCGCGGTTGTGGAAGTACGTGAATTCCGTTGTGTTGGGGTATAATAGACGCCAAGAGTCACGTAGATTCAGTTTCCTTAGGAGTTCCTGCAGCTCCATGCACAGATTAGGTGCCGGGACTTGATCTTCCGGAGCAGAcacgcagttgaaatcgcctcccagcACAACATTGCTGTTGTTGCGTGGAAGGAGTGCACAAATATCTTCATTGAAGAACTGGCTTCTGGCCCTCTTCTTTTCTGTGCCTGACGGCGCATAGATGCTGACAAAGTACGTCCCAGCTATTTTGATTGCTATTCCACGGCCGTCAGTCAGGGTCTTGATGTCGTCTGTGTCGATTCCATTCGTCACCATTACAGCAGTGCCAGTTCTCGTTTCTGCGTCAATGTTCGTGAAGACGTCGAATCCCGGTACTTGTTCCAAGTCCGTGGTGACGACTTCTTGTAATATCGCTACATCGGCAGCTCGGTGCTGCAGGAACTCCGTGAGGGCGTCTATCTTCACAACCGAATTCATTTTATTGACATTGCACGTGATGACGTTATAGCCAGAGCGTTCCTGCATTTAAGCGCTATGTGGAGGCGGGGGTTGAACTTGCTGTGGGCGGTCCGGCCGTAGGACTAGGTCCTCCGGTTCGGTGGTTTGTTTTCGCGCGTTTTCGGCCGGTATGTCCGACGCTTCCCCGTCGGAGGTCTCCATCCTCTCGTCGTTTGAGCTGCTGCTGCGGCTTCGCCTCCTGTTACGCCGCCTTTTGGCTTTGGACGCCGGTTGCGGCTGCTCGTTAGACTCCTTCGGTTCGTCGCCGGACTCCTTCAAGATGCGGGCGAGTTTGGTCACCTGCTTCTCGATGGCGATCTCGCGCGCCTCGGTGTACGAGGTGGGCGTGGACTCTGCGCTGGGCCCGGCCAGCTGGCTGCCGTGACTGACAGCCTCAGCTGACGGCTGGGCGGGCGCGGCGGCGCGCGGCATTGTTTTACTGTGCATTTAGAACGAGGGTCGTCGGGCGCTTTGCTGGGGCGGGTCGGGTGTGTGCTGTGGCCGGTCAGGCCGTAGGACGACGTCCTCGGGTTTGCTGGTGTGCGTTACGGTTTTTGCGGGTGGTGCGTCTGATGATTCTGCATCAGATGTCTCCATCCGTTCTGCGTTATCGTGGCTCCTCCTGGCGCCTTTCCTTTTCGGTTTTGTCGGCTTTGCCGCTCTGTGTTAGTGTCCTTCCTCTCGTCGTCCGACTCTTTGAGTATGCGCGCAATTTTGTTAACAGATTTCTTGATGTTGGCCTCGCGTTTCTCCCTAAACGTTTGTGGCGTGTTGCTGCTGGGTCCGGCCGTCTGGCTGGCCACAGCTGCTTCCTGGACGGGGGCGTCCACCTCCGCTACCTTCTGTCGTCGGAtggcaggggagggggcgggggctgcGGCCACCTCGGACTCCATTGTGCCTTCGCCCTCTGAGTCGGAGCTCAGCTGGCGATTCTCTCCCGCGCTACCTGCGCTGGCCGCGGCCGCGGCCGGGGCCTGGACGGCGGCAGGGGGTGGGGGAGCCGCTGGGCTCTCCGTGGCGGCGGCTAACGGGGCTGCCGCTTCCGCTGTCGCTTCTGTGGCTGCTACGGCTACGAACGGCTCTTCGTTTAAACGTGGCGCTTCTCCAGCTACAGCTCCGGCGTAGCTGCCGGTAATGTTCTGTTGCTCGGCATTCGTATTCGGTTGCCGTGGCAGTTGCGCCGGTCGTTTTTTTGTTGGATAGTTTGCGCGCATATGATCTGTGGAGTTGCATATGGAGCACGTCTGGGGCTGGCCGTTGTACTGCACCACTCCCCTGTGCCCTCCAATCATCACGAAAGATGGCACGTGTTTCTTTAATACCATCGTCACCGCCCTGACGCCCGAGTCGACCTTGTACCTGTGTCCCGTTCCCCAGAACTCGCGGTTCACCGACAGAACTTCTCCCTACAGTCTGATACATCGTGCAACTTCCTCGTCCGGCACTTCGAAAGGCAGATTGTAGACTTTCAAGTGCCTCACACCGTAGCCAGTGTACGAGAACTTAACGTCACTCACGGCACCGTCCCTGTGCGTGAATTTCCGTATACCACCGTGGGTGGTCACCAAGGTTTCACATCGTACGAGCGTTTTTATTTTAATGAAAAGACTGTATACTGTGAAGTCCAGCAAGTTCATCCTCCTCTATCCTCAGTTCACTAAACATCCAATCCTCAATTTCAATGGACGTTGGCCTAACGAATTCCCGGTCAAATTGCAACTGCAGCGTCGTATTAGATCGGTTGTAAGCAGTCATTTTCACTCACCAAATCGTTAAAGCTCACGTTAAGGCGACGAAACGGCTGCGGCTGGCGCGGCGCGGGagccggcaggcggcaggcggcggGCGCGAAAGCGGCGCGGTAGGATGTCGGGCGGCGACGGCTCGGCGGCCGGTAATCCTCGACTACCTGGGACGCACAATAGCGAGCGGCACACGTGTTGGCAGGCGGGCagcagcggtggtggtggtggactaaacagctaaggtcatcagtcccccattccaaa
This region includes:
- the LOC126456905 gene encoding uncharacterized protein LOC126456905, with translation MQERSGYNVITCNVNKMNSVVKIDALTEFLQHRAADVAILQEVVTTDLEQVPGFDVFTNIDAETRTGTAVMVTNGIDTDDIKTLTDGRGIAIKIAGTYFVSIYAPSGTEKKRARSQFFNEDICALLPRNNSNVVLGGDFNCVSAPEDQVPAPNLCMELQELLRKLNLRDSWRLLYPNTTEFTYFHNRGRSRLDRICETRELATSVSRVEGCPVIFSDHCAYICKLQLPTNKLSGGRSAWKLNTEHPSDAKLQQEIALTLEESLQTRQQYPTTTQWWVACGKPQIRKTLIRHSAEKAFCRNSTADFHTQCLKDALNCPPDDDLLLTRVRGIKARLLNIRRQQMKGVVVRSQTHGATEDEPATLHHLHTERERAQNRTVRELSDAAGRKITTRRDMMHHVEEHFSELFKGEEPDDAETAKILQGMRRRLNDTDRALLTEAVSEEEVKAVLKTCANGKAPGATDYRQNSTPQSRCNNN